CTGATCAAATATATAGAACTATTGGAGGTTCTAAAAGGTTGAGCGCAGTGGATGGTTGTTTGGTAGTGGTCATGAAATTAGAGATGTTCACTGATGATTTTTGACCTGCTGTGTCATAGTTCATGTATATACACCTGTTTTATCTGTGTAATATATTTGATGTTTGTAAGGAAGTCCCTTGAGGTTTTttgtatgtttatatattttattacttAACTGGTTTCCAAGTCAGTGATTCCATAAATTCATCCTACTTGAAAATGTCTCCGAAACCCCCCTTCCCTGAAACCAATACTGAGTTATCATTTATCAAATCACAATTTCATACGAATAACTGCTGTGAATGTCAATGGAAGATGGTTGTAATAtaatgtttcatttatttttgtgtattgGAGGGaaatgatctctctctctctctgtgataatgtaataatgtaattacaatattacatgttattttgtttatattaaaattgtGAACTTAAATCAAAAAGTGTTTGCGTAGTCTCTCAAATTCATCATGAGGCATAGCATGATACTAGTAACTAGTAGCAGTATTGCCAGACTTGGGTTAATCTGCCTGTCCCAGTGCTAGTATACAGTATTAAAGTTACACACAATTATAAGTATGATTAAGAGAAAGTTTTATTCCAAGctacaaaaaaaaacagaacTACAGTGTACCGGGTCATAGAAAACCTGCAAATGGGGCCATAAAACTTTGACAAGATTACTTTTACAGTAATGTTTGTTAACCGTGAAGTCTCATTATTgcatacaaaatttaatgtacaGTGGCAAATGCAACAGATATCAAGAGTGAGATTTAGGGTTTATGGAACCTAATCCTTTGTCTTATTCAAACAGGCAAGACCTTGGcagatactgtggtttcatcaatattcgttgaataccaattttcgtggatttcattgttaagttgattttaacgaaagttaatgttcattgaagtgcaatatctattaacattttgtattgatagggtcattggcaaggaatttacatatccttgaaactgtgattttcactttatccacgaaaattgatacccttgaatattaatgaaaccacagaaGTACTGGCCAATATTCTCCTTGTAGTCCCCAGTGATGTACTCCAGCTAGTTGTCGTCTATAAAGGAATTCACTCCAACATCAATTTACAATTAGAGATAGCAGAAATAACCAAACAGGCAAActtgatttaatatttattaatacacaaaaaatatttttacatgtacacagaAAAAACAAATGAGGAATGTCAAATTCTACTTTATCACAGCTGATAATGATGATGAATATgtaaaccaataacaaaaacaaatgtaattACATCATGATATGATAATTAAAGAACACACTGCCATGTATAAAGCTTGTCACTGgtattttcaaatatatcagTATTTCTGTATATGGGCTAACAAAGCACTCAAGAATTGCAAACGCtagaaacatacatgtacatgtactgtctGAACAACATAATATTCTTGTTATAGAACATTCaggaaagaaaatgaaagacgtgaaatatttttttgggaTAATATAGATTAACTGATTTCACAAACAAAGTCACCATGCTTTCCCTCTGGATGACTGGCTAAATAGTTTCTGGCCACGTCGTCAAAGTTTTTCCTACTCAATAAAATACGGAACACAAATTCAGGAATGATCTTTATCTCAAAGCACTTTTCCACTAAACTGCTGAGCTCCTCTGAACAAGGAGATCTGTTCTGAGGGAGGCTATCGGCAAAGCTAGCGATACGATAGAACTTCCTGCGACTGTCCTCAAACTGAAATTCACTTTCTTGAAAGGAACTATCCAACACACTTCCATGTAGGTTTGGTGTTGCACAGAATGAAAGATTCCATCCAGGAGCATAATCTAAATGAGCATTCACTGGAAGATTCTCCACTTTGAAAGATGAACCTGGTGTGTCTTTATCCACAGAATCACCTAAATTTGATTGTCGATCTTTCCCACTATTAGGCATATCTCCATCTTTTTTCTGAAGACATGACTCCTTTTGCTCTTCCTTTTCACCAAGTTGAGCTTGAGCACTGTGGCTCCTCTGGACTCTGCAGGACTGAGTCTGTCTGATGGGAGTGGTGAGGACCTGTGTCCTCAGACTCTGATGTTGCAAGGGTGTGATTGGCTGTTGGTGGTGTTCTCCCGATGCATCCAAGTCCACCTGTCTCAATATACCATGATGTGGCCCATCAACAAGATGTGGGTCATGTGACCTCTGTCTGTGCTGTAGAACAGGGGTACCTCTAAAATGTGCATGAAGACTCTGATGAAGGGATCTTTTCTTTGGGGACAGGGGTCTCTGGCTTTCCTCTGGTACCATAGGACGGGGGGTATCCTTTCCGTGAGGGACAGGTGTGGCTCGCGGAGTATTGTTACAGGAGTAGTTCCCATCATAGGAATAAGATGCCCCATGTTCTCCAGCAATGCTGATCTCGGGAAAAGCTATTATTTCATCATCTTCTTCCTCAAATTCTGCAGCAAAAAGAGCAGTGCTcatgatatttcataataaagTATGCAGCCAAAAGTAATACCAATACTGTGTTGTTGTAATTTGTAATGctgtgcatatattttgaaacaatcATGACATACCTGGTTCCTCCTCAGCATCCAAATCAACAATCACTCCACTCCTCAGTAGGGTCTCAGCGATCGATATAGCTGTCCACCTCCTCTCCCTGCTGTTTTCTGTATTCTCTAATTCTGGATCTATAAGAAAATTGTGTCACCATAAGTTATGTATCTAcacatgtagttttgaatatACCGGTAATACTTTCTATCATTTGGGCTGCtggattttattttcaaaagttccttaatttatttttttttaacaatttcagaGACACTTAGTCACTAGTCAAGTTTCATATCTctccaaaatgaaaaaataaaggatCTCAAGTTTGAAAATTGGTTAGCGGTGTATTAACTCACTCTGGTTATGGAACCCAAATACCTTTATTTAATGTCTACACCTTTCTTTGACATACAATACCGCATAAGAAAACTAGAGAAGCCAGGCAAGTAGACACGACTTTACCAAACTGATAGAAGAGTTCCGGGTGTTTCATTATCCAAGTGATGAGGTGGGATCCACTGAAGCATTTCCTGTACACCAGCAGGTCATCCCGTATCTTGTGAAGAATGGTTTTGACCGTCCCATCAAGGGTGCAAATACTAACAGTGTCTGATCCATAGTACTGAAATAGGAAAATAAGGTACATGACTTTTTATTAAATCCATAAAATATTATTCTGCTTTAcgtacatattttaaaatgtctatcTTTGAGCTAAGatttatatgaataaatgtGGTACATACATGCTCCATAAGTTTCTCATACAGCTGGATCAGCTGATTGCTGGCTGTTGTATAAATCTGTAGCTTGAACATAACAGACTCCTACAACGTAAAGGAAATATGAATTGTATTACAATTAACATCACAAACAAGAGTCATCATTGATACACATAGTatcaaaatgaaagaaaatggaCACTCACAGCTTGGGAAAGTAGGTGACCTCTCTGAATGCCAGCATCCTTGTTGGACATCAACTTCAGCAAAGTCTGAAAGACAGAAAGTTATAGGTAccatattataaattatatatgacaattgaaattaaaaatttgttcaaaatccTAGGACCACGAATATTCAATCACTTACTGTAAAAGCCTGTACTAATTGTTTAGCTGCCTCTAGGGAGTTTTCATTCTGAGCCAATTTAATGATCTCTTTCTCAaagttctaaaataaaaaagaaaaaaaatgaagttctTAGTCTTAGTCAAATACTGGTACTTACTTGTACAGAGACAAGTTTTTTCTGATGTCTTTGTTATTAATGTACCTGAACTATAAAAATCCACAAATTTTCCATGACTACGTGGAAGTTGTCTCGATAGAGCCACTGGTTGAGGAGATCAATGTAAGAGCCAAGAAACTCGGAAAGAGGGGCCAGACTGGCCGCTACCGACCGCCGCGAGTCTCTCAGGCTCAGAAATATCATCATCGCATCGTACGCAAACAAATTCAGCtgaaatacaaatcaaattCCATTTGTATCAAGCAATTTAATTGGCTGTATCCAGTTTATATTCATATACCAGTTAATACTGTTTAACGATAATATGGGCTGCCTTAGTTGAAATATCAACAAtgttaaatattcaaattattgtcattttgtggTAATGAATTATCATATTTCCCAAAGGCAAAACAAAGGTCAAAATAGCATTCATTGTCCAAATCTATTTTAGAAACTTCAAAGATGggtattttaaaagtgttttatatATCTAAACAGTTAAGCATTTTTACATTAAGTACAGATAAAGAGTAATACCCTGTATGCTAGAAGTCGGGCCAAGGACCTTAGAATGATCTTCAAATGACTTCTGCATGACTCCATGGAACTTGGACTTCCACCATTATTGAGTCCATAAAATTCTACGTAAATCAAAAAATCAGGTTAAAGGAACAGCTTCAAAAAAATTAGAAtccaataaaatttttgaaaatatatatgtgtaaTGTACCTGCAGGAGAAACATGGCTCCATTCATAATTAAAGGCGGTGGCCAATTTCTTGAAGAAAATGTCGCTGTATGACATGAGAGAGGATACAATGTTCATTCTGATACACATCTACaagaaacagaaaatatatatatttgacatCATTATGGAAATTTCAAATAATTGAAAACTACATTGTAAATGCACAACCAATAATTAGATATTTTCAGCTCTTAAGAAGAGTCGAATATTTATCCATTTATGCAATAATGTCATTCCTTCTccataaaataatgaaattttgatattctctctctctctctctctctttttccaCTTACCGCTTGAGACACTGGTTCGTATCGATCACACAACATGTCCGCCTGTTTATTGACGTACTGaaagcagttgtttattccaagAATCTGATGTCTACATCCCCAGATCTTCTGAGATTGTTTACAGTGGTGAAGATGATTAACCATCTATTAAAATCAGAAGTCAAAATTTAcctgcaattttattttcactcaaaatTGATGTTAGGTCCATTGTAGATAGAAATGTTTAGGTTTACTGATCtcttaaataagataaaattctaTGGAAAAGGTTCGTACAAGAGTGTAAAACCTTTTCTTTGTCATGAATCTGCCATGACATTGTAATGTTACCCACTGACCTTTGCCCCCACCAGCCTCAGGCCTTCACTGCGCGTTGTCCCACAGAGATCCAAACACAAAATATTGTCAGCATAGATAGTCAGAGTACTGCAAACCACCTTGAAGGAAAAAATATACACACTGTCAGGTTatcttctgggttttttttttgtgttttagattttgttttgataaaccTTAGgaaacatgtataaacaagcATAGTGATACACATTTCAGAtgcatttaaaggggcatggtcacgattttggtcaaattttatttttctgtttttatgatttgtaatgctttagaaatgcatttctaatgatcaaatgaaattcgGGTGCCAGTCATCGagtttaagcaagatacaggactcacaattcttcgtcatgtaaacaaggctcgtgccctgtttttgttaacatacGTTCAATATCATGCGCgaatctagagggggggtcggggggtcccgaccccccctggaaaatgaaaatttattaaatttacatagtaaaattatcgcgaaaatatgcctcggaccccccctggcaaacacaattatccttcggaccccccctggaaaaattttctggatccgcgcatgaataTACCAgcaaaaaatctgtttaaagctggtttgtctatcttattattcatttaaagcataaataaacagttcctaatgatttacacatttattttaggtctaaaactggaattttcacttcaacattcgaaatgtaaacaaacgctttgtttacatagcgaagaattgtaagctctgtaactcgcttataactcatcaaatgacactcagattttggttgcctattaaaaatgtcttactaaagcatagtacacattaaaatcaaaaaaataatttttgaccaaaatcgtgaccatgcccctttaaaaatactgtttatcaatttcaattttgagCAAGATGTTACATAAAAATAGTCTTTATCAATTatcataattcttttaaaaaaggcaGGACATTTTTACTGATTTATTACCGGCATTTGACTTGAAAAGAATattaaatcctttttttttaaattgtgtataATGCAAACCATATTAAATTAATGTTATCAAGGTTCAGGAACAGATTCATGGATATAAATCTTACTGGCACAAAAATCATACCTCATGAAATTTGATGTACAGCTTCTTCCTTGTCGTTTCACCTCCGAAGTAGCTGCCAGCTGTTGTTGAGGAGGAGGAGAAAGAACTCTCTAGGTCTGCCGTTCTGTGACTGTATCCAGATTTATAGAATGCCTGACACAAAGTCTTACCAAACCCTACAGTCCTCTGTAGTAGCACCAACACATCAAACAGGGAACTAGACACCGGGATGTAGGCGGACCTCACAGAGGCCAGGGAGGAGGGAACATCCGAAGAGGAAGTCTGGTTCTCCGGAGACGACAGCTCCATCCCAGAGGAAGAACCGGCTTCCCTGCTGCCTCTGGTAGAGGACGAATCATTACAGGCCTCCTCTGTGTCATTTGTGCCTGCATGAACTGTCTCTGTTGGAGGAACAGCATTCGTTTCTGTCAGTTTTTCACTGTCTAGAGTGACCACCTCTGACACAGGTGGGAAATCAAAGTTCTGAACTGGAGAGTCCTGTACACTGGACAGTGACTCCCTTTCCACTCGGTCCTCCTCCCCAAATGATTGGGTGAATTCCCCAGCCAGAGAATCCTGGTCCCCATCCGCCCTCCCCTCAGGGCCATTACGATCCACCGTCATGGCATTTTCGTTCAAGAGTTGCTGGTGAGGATCAATTTGTTTTGGAGTTTCATCTTCACTTTTATCACAGCTATCTTGTTTACCTCTTGTAGAACATTGTTCAGAAGTCACTTtggtattattttcatttattgcaACTATTTCATCCTCTTGCTCCGAATCAGATTGACTTTTCTGTAAGCTTTCCCTAAGGTCTTCCTTGTTTGACAGAGGAACTTGTTGCTGAACACTATTAATTGAACTATCTGTTGCGAGTTCCTTCCCAAAGTTATCTCCGTTTAAATTTCCTAGCATATCTGGAACTTTGGTCTTTGTTCGTATTACATCAAGATGATGGTCATAACTCTTACTCAACATTTCTGGCACTGAGGAACTGTGTCGAAGGTTAGAAAAGGTCATGACCCCATCTTCACCCTCATCCTCCTCAGAGAATTCACAGAGAGACTGCGTGTCCTTGAGTGGGCCAGGTGCTGAGGAAGAGATGTGCAGCTTTCCATACCAGGGACCGGGAGAATTTCCAACATGGTTTCCAACTAGATGACCTGGTATAGGCTTCTTCTCTGTGGAATTCtaaaagatttttattcaaaataaatggaattaaaatataatgttttaatgttCCCCCCTCCTCCCTCCAActgctttttcttttttaaattgattgttAATACACATTTACCAGATTCACATACATGTGTATCAAGATATCAAAAATATACAGACAGGAATtgattgttcaaaatttaaaaatactgcaaaccaatttttatgATACAACTATTAATCTGTAATATACAAAAAAACCTCCTTAGTGGCAATTAATTTTTGTGCAATAACATAAGAGCTCATTtggggtaaaaaaaatatctgtgaCAATGAAGTTCTCACAAACCCTACGAAACTATCTACCGGTAATTTTCTTGAATACATAAAATAAGTTTTACCATACAGAGGCAACTTGGAAAACAATGTCCCACCTGTCTGTGGATCCTTGTGAAGTTGCTGTGGAGCGGCGTCGAGTGGAGAGAGGACATTCCACTGAAGGCACTGTTGATGGAGGGAGTGATGGACTTACTGGACAAGGACCGGATCCTGTCCCCCAACAGGGAGCTGACCGGGGTCTCAATGATGCTGTGGATGTCCTCCACTATAAACCCTTCAAACTGAAAAGTAAAATGTCTCTTCATGATacatacatttttgtttttggtttttgttttgctAGTACAAAGTCTACAGACAAAATTCCGAAATATGTCTATATGTCACTGCATGTGTTGAGCTGGAAAACAAACTAACACAATTGTTCATCATATTTATCAAATgcacaattaaataaaattgggGTTGGAATTAAAGTgtatttcaaacaataaaattatggagataaaaaaaatatattgaccaCAACAAAAGATTGCAATGTAGATTAACACAATGGTATATGGTCTGATCATCAAGATGCAATTGTTAAACACATATTTTGTAATTAGATATCTAAATTCATCAAGTAACCTATCTTTGAAAATCGCTGGGTGTTACCTTGTCTTTAGATATCCCCTCCTGTATGAGCCTGATCAACTtgtccttcagcagttcagcccAGTACAACTGCTCTGTTTCAAACCAATTCCTCCAAGTCTGAAGTCTGagaaacaaaaaattttaacacattacATTACCAGTATAAGGCATCTGAGATCTATATGGAAACAATGTCTTAACAATTActttttcctgattttttttttacattttgatgtCATCTGCACGTTTTGCAATTCAACTTCAGGGAGAGCTAGTATCTAATTATTAATATAGAAACCGGTCACATACCCGGTATATGATAAGCACCTGAAACTTCACGACATCATCAAAATCGTCTTCTAATTTAAGAACGGAATACCAGTACCTGTTATACTATACATGAACTATACTATACCATCATTATTCACATGTAGATGAACTTACTCCTCTGGGATGTATGACCCCCACGCCTGGTCTAGCTGACTCAATCTGTATGCTAGTCCCAGCATACACTTGTCTATGTAGGAGGTTTTCTGgatattcaaataataaaagcgaagaaattcaaaaaatgaAGACCAAGAATTGAAGCAATTTAAAAGCATAGATTCCTGCGTAAATAATCCATGAGACTTTTTTTTTGGAACATGCTAAAGAAATACACTATTCCATATGCAGCCTTCCAATTTAGAAttcttttccaaaattttttttttttggaaattaagAAAAGTTTGTGTTGATTAGACTAAGAAAAGAAATCCGCAAAACATTAATGAAATCCCAGTAAAAACAGTTATTTCAACTGTAACAGTGTGGAACTTACAGGCTGGCTTTGGCAGACTGTGGCCACATCCTTCATCAAAAGATTGTACAAACTCTCGGCAGCCATCACAGTAATGTCAAAGTACCTGTCAgtgcatataaatatacagtcaaacttcattatTTCAAACTCGATTGGACCAtgggaaaaaaatgttcaaattcatAAAGAGATAGTTGTTATGACACCCAGGCCACCTcactttgaaaatttcataatattatttctacatttggaatatttaacttttatttcattttactaaATCAATATTGAACTTTTAAACCTTGATGTAGGGAGAGGGCTAAAATAACCTGTGCCTGCTGTCTAATCCCAttcaatatataaaacatatggTTTAAATAGCCAAAAAATGTCTCTAACtttcatatatttaaagatGAAATTAATACAGGAATGAAGAATATTAAAGATCCTAAATATTGATAAGTAgatttaactacatgtatttcatggtTCATCCATAACTGACTTACTTCTCAAAGGTTGACTGATAGTTGTCCTTGTAATCTTTAACTTCATCCCGTATCTTACAGATCATCTTGTTCATCTGACAACACAACAGTTACAGAATAAAGCTTCATTGACTACATACAACCGTGACTGTATTGAGATAATAGTTTGTTATGAAAACAGGGTCACGAGTGGAAGAATGCAAATTTCATTCTGATGATTTTTAGGGAAAAacattcctgaaattttttttgtctaatTGTGCATGGGAAGAGATAATTCAGAAATTGACAGTGTTATGTTTTTTGGAATTAGGAATCACAATTACCGTACTCTGCAGgtatttgaaagtaaaacaattttAGTGCATAATACCGGTACCCTTCTCATGATCACTAAAACAAATGTTGTTTACTACTTCTGTTTGGCTTGATAACTTTTTATTAAAGCAATTGCATTCATGGAATTATGAATGAAACCTGTTAttttttcaaaggaaaataAAGTAAGGGCAAAGTGTATataaacttacatgtatttgacaaaAGTACACTAAATTAACACTAACCAGTGTTGGTGAGAGTCCAGAGTCTTTTTGGTGTAGGTCCTTTATTGCTACAACCTTGTGCTCCTCATAACACACAGGGAAAATACTCTGAAACAAACAGACATCAATTACTGTAATACAAGACTCACTTATTTGAAGACAgaactacatgtacacatgtacctATAAGTTAATGCATAATGTGTGTACAACATACCATATATGTATGGTAATTTCCCAGTGatctaatttttgcttttttcacGATcatttttaaatcgcaaaaatattcaataagcAGAAATTATATCTGGTTTTGTTCGGcataagaaactttttaaattgcaaaaaatgactgatgaaaataaaaattggtaCACAGTTTCTCCTGTTTTGCAAAGGTTGTGACGTGAATAAAAAGACGAATAAACGATATAAcactttataatattttcatgttaaatacagatatctgattggtttagacacagttgataatccgttctattaccctcagtgttagcaacacacttggcaacgggtaacacaacgaactgtaacatgcgcgtaaattatgtgagtacagttcgccgtagaattcacatCATTTCTAcacaaaaacaggaaaatattctctaaaaataagacattcagtataataaaataaatagtgcctgttttggaaagtaacagttgaaattgacacaccttgaaaaccattgtcaatctcagcttcgcgtcggttgacaatggttttctcggaatgtcaatttcaactgttaccctcccaaacaggcactatttatatagtatgtATCATAATATGACTAATTGTGTAGTTCCATGTTTATCAAGGTGGAACATATGTAATTACAATCAGATGATTTTGTGGTTATAGGTAACACACCTGAACACAGGTTTTCAGAATGTTCTCCACTCGTTCACTCTTCCTGCTGACAAGATACTGAAGTCCTTTCTGTGTCAAAGTGACCAGGTAAATCAGAGAATCTGTTGAAAAGAGACGAAATTTGTTTTGTGTAAATGTGATGGTAAGTTTTGTCATTGATAAAGATTTAAATGAAGTACCGCTAACATAAAATTGTGTCATACCAATAGAAAGTAATCTAccgtacatgtattacatgttctATTACAACATGTAtcattatttctttgaaaaaaatctttttatgtagatttacatgtaaatggcTGATAATCTATTACACGAAGCATAAacaagataaacatttttttaactttggttCTTTGGAAGATTTATAATGAACACTTTATGATTTTTCATTACCTAGTCCATCTGAAGGGCGATTCTGGGGAAACAAACTCTTCATTTTACATAAGTTAGATTTACAAAGCTTCTCCAGTGCATTCAAACTCTCCTCCAAAATATCATACTGAAAGTATTCAATCAGTCATAAAAGTTATGTAGAGGTTATTACTggtacatatataaaatatttacctttcatAATGGCATTTACATTTATATGAGATAGTGGTATGTTTTTACATCTagtcaagtacatgtacatgcataaaaCTTTACACATATCATTAATTAAATCTATTGCCATTTATGTACacataatatgaaacaatactGCAATTGGTCCATATTACTTTGTGGAGTTTAACCCAAATGAAACAGATTATTTACTATGTGTAATACAAATCctcatacacatgtacattgtagCTACCTCAGTCTTGAGCAGAACATGGCTGGCTCCTGAGTTTGGTAACATGTCCAGAACTGATGATAACGAGGTACAGGTGTGCTGAATAAACCAGGTAGATGGCACAAAGTTACCTGTCAGGTATTGCAGGTAAACCAACTTCCTGTACAGCTCCCTCTACAAATACATAGGGATGGAACATGTCAAAACCTTTTTTGTGGTGATAGTGTGAAACTAAAGTGTTGTGTAACAGAACTGTAATAAAGTGTGATGTAATTATAGACATATCATTATTATGCTCCACATCAAGTAAACACAAAATATCTAGATCTAACTTTATGTTCCCTTTGCTACCAAATTCTTACAATGCCATATCTGAGTCCAAATTCCTTCAATAAGCGGACAGATGCTGATGACAATAGACAGGACAAGCCAGGGGCAAGTAACTCTCCCTCCACTCTGTATGGAGATTCATACCTGTCATACAAATACAGTTCAAACCATTTAATTTTGATAGCTGTCAAAGTCTTTAATGAAGCCCCCCAAAAATAAccaaaaacttcttttttttaaaagacaaattGTAGTAAAGTCAGGAAAATGTATATTTGAATCAGAATGGGTATGTATGATTAACCTGAGCAGTTTGTGCAGTAGTGTGGTATAATCCTCCAGAATGCCTCTCTGGTTCTGTTTATAGTTATTACCAAGTGGAGGAAAGGCGCTTTGCCAAAACTTCTTCAACAAATTGGCGATGTGTGAGAATTCCTTCCTCTGCCAAGAATCATAGCCAGAGGGGGACTGAAACAGGATCAATAATCAATACAAGCTATTGTCAAGGCATGGTCCATAGTCTGCCATGGTCTTTTTATGATGATTTCACATGTTTATACTGTAATTATGTACTTCAGTATTACCATAAATGATTCAGGATTGTAGCTTGGATTGACATTGTTCTCCAACAAAGCTAACTGCCCAACGAGCTCCTCTGCCAATATCTGAAATTGAAACAaacaagattttattttaaaacacttttcaTAGTTTCATTTTCAAGAACTTTACCTATTAAAGTAGAACTTAATGCATCTATCCATATTGATTGACCAAAAATTAACTGGATACAAGGAAAGGATACAGAAATCTTGTCAGTGAGTGACATAATAAAGGTTGCACCACCCACTGCTATAGGTGTATTTACCCTGCTGGGGTCCTTCTTTTGATGGTACCTATAGATCTGATGCTCAAACTGTTGGAA
This is a stretch of genomic DNA from Crassostrea angulata isolate pt1a10 chromosome 4, ASM2561291v2, whole genome shotgun sequence. It encodes these proteins:
- the LOC128181471 gene encoding uncharacterized protein LOC128181471, with protein sequence MIVLKPKVILRHVQEGEEIFWIKSDLTSLEGGAESKDTATTLVRKSQLVRQIHQYFGSLEPRKCCLALSGCKTSFTNVRLVRNDGRDSGIEEGAMFRSPADVSDTIRDLTAQEERVFRRAYLCASYPVLCAPEPPSPLSPSPVVPQGSKKFQFKGQLTIARPPTPDDSGLEDDMTVVPADTLFELLRRTFHLTQEKFQQFEHQIYRYHQKKDPSRILAEELVGQLALLENNVNPSYNPESFMSPSGYDSWQRKEFSHIANLLKKFWQSAFPPLGNNYKQNQRGILEDYTTLLHKLLRYESPYRVEGELLAPGLSCLLSSASVRLLKEFGLRYGIRELYRKLVYLQYLTGNFVPSTWFIQHTCTSLSSVLDMLPNSGASHVLLKTEYDILEESLNALEKLCKSNLCKMKSLFPQNRPSDGLDSLIYLVTLTQKGLQYLVSRKSERVENILKTCVQSIFPVCYEEHKVVAIKDLHQKDSGLSPTLMNKMICKIRDEVKDYKDNYQSTFEKYFDITVMAAESLYNLLMKDVATVCQSQPKTSYIDKCMLGLAYRLSQLDQAWGSYIPEELQTWRNWFETEQLYWAELLKDKLIRLIQEGISKDKFEGFIVEDIHSIIETPVSSLLGDRIRSLSSKSITPSINSAFSGMSSLHSTPLHSNFTRIHRQNSTEKKPIPGHLVGNHVGNSPGPWYGKLHISSSAPGPLKDTQSLCEFSEEDEGEDGVMTFSNLRHSSSVPEMLSKSYDHHLDVIRTKTKVPDMLGNLNGDNFGKELATDSSINSVQQQVPLSNKEDLRESLQKSQSDSEQEDEIVAINENNTKVTSEQCSTRGKQDSCDKSEDETPKQIDPHQQLLNENAMTVDRNGPEGRADGDQDSLAGEFTQSFGEEDRVERESLSSVQDSPVQNFDFPPVSEVVTLDSEKLTETNAVPPTETVHAGTNDTEEACNDSSSTRGSREAGSSSGMELSSPENQTSSSDVPSSLASVRSAYIPVSSSLFDVLVLLQRTVGFGKTLCQAFYKSGYSHRTADLESSFSSSSTTAGSYFGGETTRKKLYIKFHEVVCSTLTIYADNILCLDLCGTTRSEGLRLVGAKMVNHLHHCKQSQKIWGCRHQILGINNCFQYVNKQADMLCDRYEPVSQAMCIRMNIVSSLMSYSDIFFKKLATAFNYEWSHVSPAEFYGLNNGGSPSSMESCRSHLKIILRSLARLLAYRLNLFAYDAMMIFLSLRDSRRSVAASLAPLSEFLGSYIDLLNQWLYRDNFHVVMENLWIFIVQNFEKEIIKLAQNENSLEAAKQLVQAFTTLLKLMSNKDAGIQRGHLLSQAESVMFKLQIYTTASNQLIQLYEKLMEHYYGSDTVSICTLDGTVKTILHKIRDDLLVYRKCFSGSHLITWIMKHPELFYQFDPELENTENSRERRWTAISIAETLLRSGVIVDLDAEEEPEFEEEDDEIIAFPEISIAGEHGASYSYDGNYSCNNTPRATPVPHGKDTPRPMVPEESQRPLSPKKRSLHQSLHAHFRGTPVLQHRQRSHDPHLVDGPHHGILRQVDLDASGEHHQQPITPLQHQSLRTQVLTTPIRQTQSCRVQRSHSAQAQLGEKEEQKESCLQKKDGDMPNSGKDRQSNLGDSVDKDTPGSSFKVENLPVNAHLDYAPGWNLSFCATPNLHGSVLDSSFQESEFQFEDSRRKFYRIASFADSLPQNRSPCSEELSSLVEKCFEIKIIPEFVFRILLSRKNFDDVARNYLASHPEGKHGDFVCEIS